From a single Fusobacterium ulcerans ATCC 49185 genomic region:
- a CDS encoding amidohydrolase: protein MLIKELSEKYNDYIIDRRRYYHQYPELTLQEVETTKSIIKDLKDIGIEDIKTFKDFYGCVGILKGGKPGKTVLLRADIDALPVLEKTGLPFASKIEGKMHACGHDNHIAMLLGAAKILFDMKDEVAGTVKFLFQPAEELAVGAKAVVEQGVMDDVDACYGIHIWSMVDSPKINMEIGERMASCDNFKVTIKGFGSHGSAPHLGHDAIVAASAVIMGLQTIVSRINNPLNAAVVTIGVVDAGQRFNIIADKAVLEGTVRTFNKKFRMEIEGLIRQISEDIAAGYQCTAETEYSYLTGAVINEDQHLVDLAQNAVKKLYGEEGLTELEKMTGSEDFAYLMEKAPAVYGFIGARSAGIPGSEKSNHHECFTVDEAALQRGAAVAAQFAFDFLTEK, encoded by the coding sequence TATAATGACTATATAATAGATCGTAGAAGATATTATCATCAATATCCTGAACTTACTCTTCAAGAAGTTGAAACTACAAAATCTATAATTAAAGATTTAAAAGACATAGGAATAGAAGATATAAAAACATTTAAAGATTTCTATGGATGTGTAGGAATACTGAAAGGTGGAAAACCAGGTAAAACTGTTCTTCTCCGTGCTGATATTGATGCTCTTCCTGTATTAGAAAAAACTGGGCTTCCTTTTGCTTCAAAAATTGAAGGGAAGATGCATGCTTGTGGACATGATAATCATATAGCTATGTTGTTGGGAGCTGCTAAAATACTATTTGATATGAAGGATGAAGTAGCTGGAACTGTAAAATTTTTATTCCAGCCAGCAGAAGAATTAGCTGTAGGAGCAAAAGCTGTAGTTGAGCAAGGTGTTATGGATGATGTTGATGCCTGCTATGGTATTCATATTTGGTCTATGGTAGATTCTCCAAAAATCAATATGGAAATTGGAGAAAGAATGGCCTCTTGTGATAACTTTAAAGTTACTATTAAAGGATTTGGATCTCATGGTTCTGCTCCTCATCTTGGACATGATGCTATTGTGGCAGCAAGTGCTGTTATAATGGGACTTCAAACTATTGTCAGCCGTATCAATAATCCATTGAATGCTGCTGTTGTCACTATTGGAGTAGTCGATGCTGGACAAAGATTTAATATAATTGCTGACAAAGCTGTATTAGAAGGAACTGTACGTACTTTCAATAAGAAATTCAGAATGGAAATTGAAGGACTCATCAGACAGATATCAGAAGATATAGCTGCTGGATATCAATGTACTGCTGAAACTGAGTACTCATATCTGACTGGTGCTGTTATTAATGAAGATCAGCATTTAGTTGATTTAGCTCAAAATGCAGTTAAAAAACTATATGGAGAAGAGGGATTAACTGAACTTGAAAAGATGACAGGTTCTGAAGATTTTGCTTATCTTATGGAAAAAGCTCCAGCTGTGTATGGCTTCATTGGTGCAAGAAGTGCTGGAATTCCTGGTTCTGAAAAAAGTAACCATCATGAATGTTTCACAGTTGATGAAGCAGCCTTACAAAGAGGAGCAGCTGTTGCTGCACAATTTGCTTTTGACTTTTTAACTGAAAAATAA